The Rosa rugosa chromosome 1, drRosRugo1.1, whole genome shotgun sequence genomic sequence GGAGGGAGCATGCTATTCCACACCACACAAGCTTTGGAGCCGTCAAAGATCTTTTCTTTGACGGCTATGATTAAAATGAGAGAAGAAATTTGTGGAGGGAGCATGCTATTCCACAACACACAAGCTTCGGAGCCGTCAAGGAAAATATCTGGAACTGAATCAAGAAAACTTCACCACAACCATTAGACAAGGGATTATTGGTCAAGCCCCTTCCAAACGCTGCTCAGTCTGGTTAACAACTTGTCATGAAAAAGAACCAGAAGAACAATTTGATATTGGGAGGGCATTGACCTTCCATGTAACAGAGCGATTAAGCTAGACTGAATATCATTCAGAAACTGCAATTCATAGGTAGACCATTACAAACACCATTAGATGGTATCCCCATATATAAGTATCAACCATATCCAATTGTTAAGCTtgaagaaatacaaaatacagACTGTATTACAAGTTGGAGGAAAAACATTTCGCAGGAAGGCTTGCTAGAACAACCATCAAACAAGTAGTCAGCCACAACCTGATCAAGCACCTCATTAAGGCAAGTGGCTAGTTCAGTTAAAGGGGTCATACTGAGATCAATAACACCAGTCCTAAATCAAGGACTATTCCCATTTCCAAGTCTCCAAACTAAAGAAAATTTTACCCTTATGAAAATCACCTAATCCCAGATGTGTGCACACACTTAAATAAGGACTTGCACATTTCAAGCACACCCAATAATAGCAAATTCGTGCTATTGAACATTTACGGTCTAAACTACAGATCCTACGAAATTCAAGCTAGATTTTCACTGAAACATATGGCGAATGTAAGACACACGAAAATGCAGCGGAAAGGAGGGACGAATCCGAAAGGTAAATAGAAACAAACCTCTAAGCATTGATCGAGAAGATTACGGCTTTTTGAATAGTCATCAGTTCTGTAGTATCCGAGGGCCAGAAGGTAAAGCTTCTCTCTTTGATGCAAAGGGGAGTTAGTGTTGGCCAATGAAGCTGCACATACAGTAATGATATTCGTCAAATACTTTTCAATAGAACATAGTAGTTTATGGAATTCACTATAAAATTCTAACGTTAGGTtcctaaaattgaaaaaatggAATGAGATGGTAGCAGCATGAAAAGTGAAGGCAAAAACACCTTCAAGCATGGCTATTCCACGCTGCACATCTTCAGGTTGCCTTGAGTGAACAAGAGCCCATGACAACCTCATTATGCTTTCGCTCTTGTGCTCCTCTGAGTCACCTTTGTTCGCCTCTGCGACTTCTCTCTCACAACCCTGAATCACAAGGAGGAGGACAATTAGATCGGGTTTTGATCTCAGATTGGCGGAAAATCAGACTCCAATTGGGGATACTCACGAGGATGACGTCTCGATCGCACCACGGGATCTGATCCCCTCCGCCGAAGAACGAACCCACGGACTCGAAAAACTTGTTCATCAtctcttccatttttctctTCACTCTCAATTCCCAAAGGTCTGATGACTTTTGGgattgataatttgatatttATAGGTTTCGTGGTGACGAGGAATAATGAAGAATCCATATTGCTAAAATCCACATTTAATGAAACgtagaaaaaggaaaataaatatggcttcgcttttttttttttttttttggttacaaaggGGCCTAAAAGGCctgaaacaaaaggaaaaacagaaaattagcCCTCAGGCCCTGTTCTAACTCTCCTAGCTCTTGGGAGATTGCAAAGATCATCAGTGAAAGCACTAGCAACATGAGGGGGAGGGGTGTCAAAAATCACAATACCATAGTCATGGCTGAGACTTCCCTTAGCAAGAGCATCAGCAGTATAGTTGCATTCCCTGAAAATATGTCGGATCCTAACGTCTTCAAAACCATTGATTAGATGTCTACAACTGTTGATAATGTTGCCTAAAGGATGAGATATAGGGCAACCATCAATCAGCAACTTAACAAAGATAGCCGAGTCAGATTCTACTTCAAGCTTTCTGATATTCAGGTCAGAAGCAAGTTTCAACCCAGAAAGCAACCTCCTAGCTTCAGCATTGATGATTTGGCCAACCCCCAAGTTTATGCTGAAGCCTGACAACCAATCTCCATTGTGATTTTTTTCAGTGTTTGAATTTACTGagatacaaaataaaataatgataataatatCAAATATAAAATTCTCTAATTAAAATTTATATCTATTATTTCATATTAGTCTTATAACTTATCTAGTAAAAATGTATTTCTTAATATAAAATAAAGTAGAAAATTTAGTTTTTTAGAATTATAAAATTTTATAAATGTATTTCTCAATGAAATAAAGTAGAAAATTTAGTTTTTGAGAATTATTTTATACATGAAAGAAGAGGAGAGGTACTATGGAAACTACAAATTGACTACGGGCTaatttgggattgctgtgattaaaaaaaaaaaaaaaactgttgttgctGTGTTGTgaaaataatcagctgtgaattaaaacagtttcgtgtttggtaaaatatatttttataagtgctgtcagtacataaaacaactgcagagtgtgttttgatccacaacagcttctaaaagcaacctctaggctgcttctaaaatctgctgtcagtgacctataactttcaattaaagctgttttttatttatttaccaaacacaataaaatctaaaattttgaacaaaagctgatttttttaaaagcgaagcaatcccaaaccgGGCCTACGACATTTCACAAAAAATTAATgggacaatgataaaagaggtcattttaaagtacCTAATGATAATTCAGATACCACAAATGTcctcatgataattaaggtcacctaaTAATTACCTACCACTAGAGTTAAACTAAATTACAAAAATTGCCACTGGCAgttctccctccctccctcccgtTAACTAAGCCCATCTGAAACCTTATCCGAATATCCCTCTCTCTGGTAGCGTGCCGATTTCTTGGACTTGCTTCGGAGTTCTACGCCCCATCTTCGTCAACCGAGATCCCATCGTCATCAACAAGGTCCGCACCGGAACTTCGCCCCGAGCAGCTCATTTCTGGCAAGGAGGACGCCGCTAACAACTTCGCCTGTGGCCATACACCACCGGCAAAGAGATCGTCGATCTCTGCTTGGATCGGATCTGGAAGCTCGCCGACAACTGCACTGGGCTTCAGGGATTTCTGGTCTTCAATGTCGTCGGTGGTGATACCGGGTCGGGTCTTGGGTCGCTTCTGCTGGAGGCTGGAGCGTCTTTCTGTGGACTATGGGAAAACGTCCGAGCTCGGATTCGCTGTGTATCCTTCTTCTCAGGTTTCTACGTCTGTTGTAGAGCTCTGTAACAGTGTCCTCTCCACTCATTCTCTGCTTGAGCACACCGATGCGTCTGTTTTGCTCGATAATGAGGCCATCTACGACATCTGCCGCCGATCTCTGGACATTGGGCGTCCCACTTACACCAATCTCAATCGCCTCATCTCTCAGGTACTTTATCGAACACTTGTTATGCATAACTGATACTGATGTGATTTAAATATTGTGAGTTATTAAATGATAGATTTGAATCTGGGTATTAAGGTATAGTGATCTGCCAATTATGAAGCCACGGTTTAACATGAATTCAATTAATGATGTTAGTGAGGTATAGTGATCTGCCAATTATGAAGCCACAATTAGTTTGTGTGGTTTAGAATTTAGTTTCAGCTGTGAATTACTGTGGTTAGTTTTGACAGAGTGGTATGCATTTTGAATGTGCAAAATGTTAACCAAGGAGGTAAAGGATCTTAACTTATCTGTGGTTGGTTGCTACTTGTTATGCAATTGAAGAGGAGGATGAATTCGGCAACGCGAAGCTGAAAGTGACATGACAGCAGGCAGGGGAGGAATCAACCATGCATGTCCCTCGCAAGCGCGCTCAGGACTATGACCACGACGACTCTCTTACTGAGATCGACCCTGAGCTCCGCTACAGCTTCCACTGTAACTATCAGGTACTTCCTCTTTTAACTTTACCCCTCAATTTCTTTGGAATTACCAATTCAATATCTAGGCTTGCCTGTTTTGCTCGTTATAGAATACAAGAGTTGTAGTTGTAgaggaaaaatgaaaattctCTCAGAGAGTTGTAATCAAATTTCACATGTTTGGTCCTTTGGTGGAACTTCCACCAAATTGGAAGGGTTAATTTCAGACCACAAGGCTGCTGGTGGATTATGCAGAAACAAGTGAATTATTTTACAGAGATGGTATTGGATTGTCCGAGAACTGTATGCAATTTATAAATTTTCTGTTACAGTGGGGGTTCTATAGACCTATCTTGGTATTAGGCATCTCTCTAGACTTGGTGAATGATATTTTCTGGGAATGAGAGTAATTATTTTACAATGGTACTAACATATCTTCGAGTCACAAACTTTATATCTTCGAGTTACAATGGTATTCTGCTATACCATTGTACTAAGCCCCTGCCGGAGAAAAAAATTTGATAATTTAGGTGAGGAATCTGCATTTGCATTAAGAAATAAAGCATCTGAAATAGATATAATAAGTTAAACAACTTTTGTAAATTTGCTGGATTGTTTTGAGTAGAGAGAGTTGGATTATGTTTCTAAAAATTAGCAATCATCATTTTATCAGACTGTAAGTAGTAAAGTATAACCAGATCAAATTCTAAATTTCCTAGTATTCAAATTCATCCTGTTTGTATATATTAAGCCAACACTTAAATACTTGGCCATTATAAACATGCTGTTTCTCCCATCGTTTTTTTGATATATTTGAACGTCCACTGTGTAGCTCCATGTAAAAAGAAGAATGACCAAGGAGGAGAGGCTGGCATTAGTGAAAGCAGGGAGGGAGGAAAGAGGGAAGTACATGGCTAGAGCTGCTGTAAAACAGAAGAAGGTATATTTTACTGCAATTCTTTGAAGTTATCATGTTTTAGAGTTCTACAAGCATTGTCATGGCTTTGAACTTTGCCATTTGTGAGTTACTCTATAACCCGGCCTCTTCCTGGATCCTACTACGGCTATGCACCCATTAATAAGTGAATAACCACTAGGCTCCCATAAGGATGTGAGCTTGATTTTCTTTCAACATGTTGATCAATTTTGCAGGAGGGAGGCTCGAGCAATAAGCAGAGGCAACAAAAGTATGCCACTTGCTGCAAAAAGGGCAAAGGCAGCTAAATCACGAGTGGCAAAATGCAAAAAGCAGTAGCTTTCTGGCAAAAATTTCTGAGGGAAGAAAGCATGGAAATGATTgacacgctaaaagcaagcgcataatttaaccctgaaaagatcgttagtagtataagcaaatagggatcgttctattccggggattgagggtacacctgtcattgtcaaacaattaaacaattaaaattaaaacaaagtataatattcacacatatatacactatttacgaaaaacgggggtatttttgattttggttttcgaaaaataaaactaagttagcaaaacaattaaaatgcaaaaacataaaaatacgaatggaatgagaaaacaaagatcaaaaccaaaacatatgattaaaatcgactCAATTTCTAACATTGTTAatcaaagtcatgcaagaggagttgatcatgtaaattgttagaaagcaaacaattcccatattttacttttcaatgctaaattaatctaagtgaaagcacaaagactaatcctatcaaacatgcattcaagccctagaaagctagtcaatcacacatgtttaacgcaataaacacctagaaaggctatcaactcaagtgtgcaacttagtatgaaaaagtccacctaattgcaattctctttgattaaatccgatttttgcacaaaacctttactacttttcaattcaagaacacaaaaccaaaaagttgattcatgttcttaaattcggagcaccaatcatataaaaaccctaaaagtttcgaaccaattagaattaacatacaaaagatatctatcatgcaaatttaatcaaacactcacacaaaagcaacaatgaatcgcaataaaagaatctgaaaattctccaattaatcataaaatttcagaatcaaTAACTTTGtttaaacatatatgtcaactagttcataaccaacgaaattcaaagcaaaggttacaaaggagaatcggattacaccgtggatgaagatgagatggatgattcacgttgtgggctcttgaatctcgaaagcaagcttcaaggatggataTGGAtggtgatgctcacggcttctcttcttcttcctttggccttgcttgaactcgtggagatgactagaggatggagaaactcacggctatgctaagaagattttctgattttttctaaagtgtaaattgtatgggaGAGGAACCCTTGACGTCTAGAGGAggtgagtatatatagggaacggccaaacttggtctccaagccgtgtaaacctcatggaattaatctgaaaattccacataatttcctccaataatatcttgccaaataagccctatgaggtggtccaaccaatcacaaaattccatttaattccctaataatcttggccgaaataccatggatatattctgattttatactttaaattcggccaaaactcctttagggaatataggaatgtatctagacttcttttgggcttttcttggtctccacctttttctctttccttaaaactatCTAGAGGATATCACTTTGCCgaaatctctagggtttcttcttgaTATTGCACggcaatcccttcttttcctcttggcttggacggcaaggaGTCTCttagggtttatctttccataaaaattaccctagaaaatctcttgccgaaatcttctaggttcttcttgattctcacgccactttctctctccttctttgtaTTTTCACGGCAAAAGGCTTCTAGGGTTTAATCCATTGCGTcacaaccctaattccatgggctttcatgggccttgatccattttgccgaaaatccacttcattcttgagagttcttgggccttgttgcttcaactttaagccttgtcatcttccaacgccataacactttatttttccatttctttttcatagtaacgttgaaaacttcattggtaagctttcctccttttcgcagggtttcctggttgaagcaggaaaacttcttttcttcatttctgctcatttctgtggctcattgttcctcatttttgctccccttgactttcgcaagctcctctttccatttgtgagttcatttccactttttagctcggaggtcctgaaaatagaaaccaataagaaaaatagaaactttcctaaaatgaaaattggcaactttcctaaactgaaaatgggaaactttctaaaaatgaaaaatagaaactaccgaaaatggaaacttactaaaaatgataaatagaaactttctacaaataggaactttcccaatcaaagaatggaaactttcctaaacagggttttaataaggaaataacgcaagaaatgtagggaaaagcaagtaaaacgtcgcattaaaatgctcctatcaatgatCCAGAACCATTTGATTAATAAAGACTGGTTTCTTTTCCAAATTGACAATCCTAAACACTCTTGTCCAGAACCATTTGATTAATATATACTTTCTTCCATTATAAATATTACCCAACTACTTTCATTATTacaagaaaataattaaactcAATGAGCTACCCAAGTCATTGGCTATGTCATTGGCCATGTCACAGTCATTGGTCATGTCAcagtcatgaacatgtcactgtcaatcgttgtccaagtcactgttaacctcaagtcaccgGCAAAGTCACTGCCCATGTCAATGACAACgtcagtgacatgatcagttacatgttcaattACTtagtcagttacttagttagtgacatgtgattaacagtgacatggtcagttacatagttagtgacatgtgattaacagtgacttggctatcaacttgtgacttggctagtgacattgtcagtgacatgtaatgtgacatggtcagttacttagttagtgacatgtgattaacagtgacttggctatcaacttgtgacttggctactgacagttacttggtcagtgacatggtcagttacttagttagtgacatgttattaacagtgacttggctattaacttgtgacttggctactgacagttacttggtcagttacttagttagtgacatgtgataaACAGtcacttggctattaacttgtgacttggctactgacagttacttggttagtgacatgtaatgtgacatggtcagttacttagctggtgacatgtgattaacagtgacttggctattaacttgtgacttggctattgacaattacttggtcagtgacatggtcagttacttagttagtgacatgtgattaacagtgacttggctattaccttgtgacttggctactgacagttacttggtcagtgacatggtcagttacttagttagtgacatgtgattaacagtgacttggctatcaacttgtgacttggctactgacagttacttggttagtgacatagtcagttacttagttagtgacatgtgattaacagtgacttggctattaacttgtgactcaTCATATAATTAGCCACTGCAAAAGCATGAATTCCATAAAATGATCAGTAACTCAATTTTACAAATGTTAAAATGAAAGCTCATCTACTCATCAGATATCAAGTTGCTAAGAACTccgggaaaaaaaaatgtcattttaacCAAAAATAGCTTAAAAGAGACCAAACGAAAAAGGCACCGAGGGCTTTTTCTTATGAGACCATAATCAAGTATGAACATGATTTCAACTCAAGTTGCTATCACTACATAATTACTAAACATAACAGAGGACTTTCCATTGTTGATTATAGAATTGATCTCATTGTGACTATTGTAAGCTTAATCTAAAAAGAATCCCTTTGCAAAGAATTATAGCTTCATTTGTATTTCCAAAATGGTATGAACTGAAAACCAAATGAGGCAAAGAAACTGAACGAATGATGAGTCCTCTTAGTCAAGTCAGTAGTGAAATCTACACAGACAGTCTATTACGACATGAGCTTGTAGTAGCAGTTGCCTCTAGCAAGAAGAAACTGATAGGGTACCCCACAGTGGCAGGTGATATGGATCACAATGCACTAAGGCTGCTGAAAACACATAAAACAAACCAGGTGAAGTTGGTAACATGTGTTACATCCAATGATAAATTACTACCCCAGAACTCCACTAGCATATCATTTACTTAATCCCAATAGAAGATCAAGTAACTTAAGGATTGGattgaaagaaaaaggaacTAACTTTTAGATAAAGATATCTATACACCCTATAATCAATATGAACCAACCATCAAACACTAAACGCTACAATCAGATAAAGAGTTGAGAATTTTTTTTACCATTGCTCCACCCAAGTACAATTAAGATCAATGCATTCGGCACCAGCAGACGTAGGTGACGAGTAGTATATAGTTTGCAAAAACAAAACAGTAGTCATACATCActcttaacaaaaacaaaacaataatcCTATTTACCATTCAGTTAATAAACTTTAACTCATCGAACTTTCCTTCCCATTTTGCTAACAGAGAAAGCAATAGAAATCTATTTAATGCGCATCGAACTTTCTTTTCCATTTTGCTACGTTTTTTCTATTCTTCCCAACTTAGCACCACCCACACTCTCCTTCCCAACTCTCCCATTCTCTTTTTTGGGAACTGAAGCAGTAGGCGCCCTTTTACTCGCATGCATTGGACGTATTCTCGAAACCTTTTCAGCAAGTTTCCTAAAAagtctctcctcttcttctctttctgtgGCTGCTGGGTCTGGAGCAAAGGCATCTCGTTCTCTTGCTTCAAGATCAGAGACCATCCTTTGTTGCTTAGTATCACGTTCTAAATGGTGATGTTGTTGCTGTCTCTTAACTCTAAGTAACTCGTCAAACAATTTCCTGGCTCTTAGACTTGTTCGATATATTTTCTTGAACTTTGACAATAATGGATGAAAAACTGCACAAAAGACGGCATATTACCATCAATACTAAGACTGCAAGACCAATAGAAAAGAAATAATATCTAGATTGAAAAACTCAAATTATTTACAAAAACATCATCATTTGCATGAACATCATAAATGATTCCACACCAATGCTCATGAAAATTGAagacagaaaaacaaaaagagacttaaaaaaaaaagaggaaatttCATCAGATGCAAATATCTACTAAAATGCAATGTCATTTTAGATCTATGCTATAATGTCCTTTACGACAGATCAATAGTGACATTGATTACAAGTGCGAAAGCTCAAGAATCACAGAGTTACCATATGAAACATGAACAATACAGCTACAGAAGCATATGAAATAGATTTGTGGCCTTCGAGTCTTTCTTTTGGATAGGATTAAGAACAATTTCAGAATTGAAGTTAGGGTTACAATGAAAGAAAACCTacaaatcaaattcttcatAATTTGAGAATCAAGAACCTGAGCTAAACACATCTAACACAAACAATTAAGCAAAGTCGGACAATCGAAAGAAAAAGCAATCCAAAAATTTCATTTcgcaaacagaaaaaaaagcaaaaactgAATCAAAGAAAGCATTAGATCTTGATTGATCACAGAAAATGAGGAACCTCAAGTGGAAGAGAGGGCATTTAGTGGAGTACCTCAGCGAGACTGCAGCGTGGAGGTGGTGACAGCCGGCTAGGGTTTCCGTTCGTCGAAACTCGACTTCGTCGGCACAGTCACGGGAACTCTTCTCTTGGAGTCTTGGCTCATTTTTGCGGTCTCCTGTTTCCGATTTTGGATAACAAATCAGAGGCACTATTGTAGGAGCATATATCGGCTTCGCCGTTAGTGATGAAAACGAAGAGATCGGAGTAAGCTCCGGTGTGGGCGAGGTCCTCCGGTAGGTAACTGCTTCTGGAGGTCTGTGtctgtggaggaggaggagaagataGAGAGAGTTTTGGCTTTAAGGGCATAATcgaaatcaaaaaaattaaaaactgacatttttaacatcatctcattattcataaggactgatttattattattatcaacTCATTATGGagctttttatcaagtgggaaactaggttacctttttatcatttcacactctaatgtgacattttccatcatttccctaaaTTAACTCAccgtaatatatatatatatataggcataaATTACATGTCAAtagataattattattattattttttttgttgataatGGACTTGCACAAGGGCAAGTCTGTGAGTATTGAGCAAGAAATAGTACCTATCTAAATTATTATGCTAGTTTTTTTCAACTAGAATTATTATACTAGTTCATGGAGTGTGCAAAGTGTGGCAGGGGCCCACTTTTTTGGACTTGGTGTATCACATCTGTTCAACAGCTTCTGGAACTGAACTTGAAACATTCTTCTTCACAGCCTGGTGGATTTGGAGAAACAAGTATTTGACCAGGTTCGAGGGAAAGAATTTGGAGCCAGCAGAGGTTGCACGGTTAGCTATGGTGTGGCAGAATGAGTTCGTAAGTTTGAGGGGGTCTACACTTAGGTCGACTCCAACTACCGTCCACGCCCACGTTTGTTGGAAACCTCCACAGTCGGGGCACCTTAAAATGAACTTTGATGGGGCTCATGATGCAAAAACTGGAGTTTGCGGTCTGGGGGTGGTCTTCAGAGACACTCAAGGTGTGTTGAAAGGTGCAATGGCAGTCCCACAAATTGGTAACATTGCCCCAAGATCCATAGAAGCTTTGGCATTGCTGCACGGCCTCAGATTTGCTCTTCATGTTGGATTCACCAGGATTGAAGTTGAAGGAGATGCTCTCTCAGTTATCAATGCTTTGCAAGAGAGTTCAGAGGACTATAGTTCTGAGGGACATTTAATCGACGAAGTTAAGTTTGTATTTCAGTCTTTTTCCAGTTGTAGTAGCCACTTTGTAAAACGAGAAGGCAACGAGGTTTCTCATCGTTCGGCAAAGGAGGCTTTGAAAGTTAGTCAACCTTTTCTTTGTCTGGAGTCGGGGCCTAGTTGGCTTCATCAGTGTGTTAGTATAgatttccagtgtgaagtctaatGTGGTCAATCCTTTGTAATAACTACTAGCTGGCTGTTGCAAGGTTGTTCCATCATTCCATGTATGCAGTTCATTATCATTAATGAAGTTCTATTTGATCAAAAAGAATTATTATACTAGTTTAAtatatttaatgttgactagtGAGTATATATATGAGATATATTAAGAATCATGGTTTGACAGTAGCTGTTTGGAAGGAGCTCGGTCATTTTGACAACTCCTTTTAGGAGTTACCTA encodes the following:
- the LOC133726555 gene encoding uncharacterized protein LOC133726555, with translation MCLAQVLDSQIMKNLIFFHPLLSKFKKIYRTSLRARKLFDELLRVKRQQQHHHLERDTKQQRMVSDLEARERDAFAPDPAATEREEEERLFRKLAEKVSRIRPMHASKRAPTASVPKKENGRVGKESVGGAKLGRIEKT
- the LOC133724722 gene encoding mitochondrial fission 1 protein A, with the protein product MEEMMNKFFESVGSFFGGGDQIPWCDRDVILGCEREVAEANKGDSEEHKSESIMRLSWALVHSRQPEDVQRGIAMLEASLANTNSPLHQREKLYLLALGYYRTDDYSKSRNLLDQCLEIAPDWRQALSLKKIVEDQIAKDGFIGIGLTASAIGLIAGGIVAALVRR
- the LOC133726557 gene encoding uncharacterized protein LOC133726557, producing the protein MDLHKGKSGPTFLDLVYHICSTASGTELETFFFTAWWIWRNKYLTRFEGKNLEPAEVARLAMVWQNEFVSLRGSTLRSTPTTVHAHVCWKPPQSGHLKMNFDGAHDAKTGVCGLGVVFRDTQGVLKGAMAVPQIGNIAPRSIEALALLHGLRFALHVGFTRIEVEGDALSVINALQESSEDYSSEGHLIDEVKFVFQSFSSCSSHFVKREGNEVSHRSAKEALKVSQPFLCLESGPSWLHQCVSIDFQCEV